A stretch of Candidatus Methylomirabilota bacterium DNA encodes these proteins:
- a CDS encoding LLM class flavin-dependent oxidoreductase, with amino-acid sequence MSVAVSLMPLENRRETLLHLAVGADRRGYDGFFLPETWAHDTTVLLAEAAVRTERVGLGTGVLSIWSRSPGQIAMAAATLHDVSRGRFTLGLGASTKQLTEGLHDVPFTPPVRKMRSVVTQVKALLRGERVPLETAKDARPLRLNLPPAPEVPIYLAGLADATVRLAGEVADGWVPFLYPRSRLGDGAALLKEGAARAGRADLPRIAPSVPTVVAPDAGEARKGAAWFLVFYLTSMGPFYPGTIARLGFAKEVAAVQAANPTRGSAVVPPEAEVLLEELTVYGTPAEARARLARWHAAGASLPILLLPPNLEPGQLDFALDALR; translated from the coding sequence GTGAGCGTCGCGGTCTCGCTCATGCCGCTGGAGAACCGCCGCGAGACGCTCCTGCACCTCGCCGTCGGCGCCGACCGGCGCGGCTACGACGGCTTCTTCCTCCCCGAGACCTGGGCGCACGACACCACGGTGCTGCTCGCCGAGGCCGCGGTGCGCACGGAGCGCGTCGGCCTCGGCACGGGCGTCCTCTCCATCTGGAGCCGGAGCCCGGGGCAGATCGCGATGGCGGCGGCGACGCTCCACGACGTGTCGCGGGGCCGCTTCACCCTCGGCCTCGGCGCCTCGACGAAGCAGCTCACCGAGGGGCTCCACGACGTGCCCTTCACGCCGCCGGTGCGGAAGATGCGGAGCGTCGTCACGCAGGTGAAGGCGCTCCTGCGGGGCGAGCGGGTCCCGCTCGAGACGGCGAAGGACGCGCGCCCGCTCAGGCTGAATCTCCCGCCGGCACCCGAGGTGCCGATCTACCTCGCCGGGCTCGCCGACGCGACGGTGCGGCTCGCGGGCGAGGTCGCCGACGGCTGGGTCCCGTTCCTCTACCCGCGCTCGCGGCTGGGCGACGGCGCGGCGCTCCTGAAGGAGGGCGCGGCCCGCGCCGGGCGCGCGGACCTGCCGCGGATCGCGCCGTCGGTCCCGACCGTCGTCGCCCCCGACGCCGGCGAAGCGCGCAAGGGGGCCGCGTGGTTTCTCGTCTTCTACCTGACCTCGATGGGCCCCTTCTATCCCGGGACGATCGCGCGGCTCGGCTTCGCGAAGGAGGTCGCCGCGGTCCAGGCCGCGAACCCGACCCGGGGCTCGGCGGTGGTCCCGCCGGAGGCCGAGGTGCTGCTGGAGGAGCTCACGGTGTACGGGACGCCCGCGGAGGCGCGCGCGCGGCTCGCGCGCTGGCACGCGGCCGGCGCGTCCCTCCCGATCCTCCTCCTGCCGCCGAACCTCGAGCCCGGGCAGCTCGACTTCGCCCTCGACGCGCTCCGTTAG
- a CDS encoding uroporphyrinogen decarboxylase family protein, producing MDPEAKTYTPRERVGAAYKGGYADRVPAYPIAGSFAGCLDGLSIEEYCTNPKKAAKAMLDYYERYEPDIMIAFNDLAKEAEALGCRVKYSDYVVPSIDRHVLQDDKGRLARLEIPDPRKDGRLPAFLEQCEALSAAKLPSPLGAVLVGPWTIAMLLRNPEIMCLDTIDDPAFVHELMRFSTEYAKRWGDAVLTTRIGLSYTDPTASCSLVGPDTYREFIKPYHKELVEYFKAKKVGTTIHICGTTHQIHEDLVDVGFVAITIDLDQQADPRLRVDQLDKLVTLGNQRGVVAVGNVDVTIFERATRAEIEAEVRRCIDTVGRRSRFVLSTSCELPPRANPDCVKWFMDAAREYGRWERILGS from the coding sequence ATGGACCCGGAAGCGAAGACCTACACGCCCCGCGAGCGTGTCGGCGCGGCGTACAAGGGCGGCTATGCCGATCGCGTGCCCGCCTACCCGATCGCGGGCTCGTTCGCCGGCTGCCTCGACGGTCTCTCGATCGAGGAGTACTGCACGAATCCGAAGAAGGCCGCGAAGGCGATGCTCGACTACTACGAGCGCTACGAGCCCGACATCATGATCGCCTTCAACGACCTCGCCAAGGAGGCCGAGGCGCTCGGCTGCCGCGTGAAGTACTCCGACTACGTCGTCCCCTCGATCGACCGGCACGTGCTCCAGGACGACAAGGGCCGGCTCGCCCGGCTCGAGATCCCCGACCCGCGGAAGGACGGCCGGCTGCCGGCGTTCCTCGAGCAGTGCGAGGCGCTCTCGGCGGCGAAGCTCCCGAGCCCGCTCGGCGCCGTGCTCGTCGGCCCCTGGACGATCGCGATGCTGCTGCGGAACCCCGAGATCATGTGCCTCGATACGATCGACGACCCGGCGTTCGTCCACGAGCTCATGCGCTTCTCGACCGAGTACGCCAAGCGCTGGGGCGACGCGGTGCTCACGACGCGGATCGGTCTCAGCTACACCGACCCGACGGCCTCGTGCTCCCTCGTCGGTCCTGACACGTACCGCGAGTTCATCAAGCCCTACCACAAGGAGCTGGTGGAGTACTTCAAGGCGAAGAAGGTCGGCACGACGATCCACATCTGCGGCACGACCCACCAGATCCACGAGGACCTCGTGGACGTGGGCTTCGTGGCGATCACGATCGACCTCGACCAGCAGGCCGACCCCAGGCTCCGGGTGGACCAGCTCGACAAGCTCGTGACGCTCGGCAACCAGCGGGGCGTCGTCGCCGTCGGCAACGTGGACGTGACGATCTTCGAGCGGGCGACGCGGGCCGAGATCGAGGCGGAGGTGCGCCGCTGCATCGACACGGTCGGCCGCCGCTCGCGCTTCGTCCTCTCCACCTCCTGCGAGCTCCCGCCGCGCGCCAACCCCGACTGCGTGAAGTGGTTCATGGACGCGGCGCGCGAGTACGGGCGCTGGGAGCGGATCCTCGGGTCGTGA
- a CDS encoding alcohol dehydrogenase catalytic domain-containing protein, whose product MRAAFYQGSRTFTTGEVPEPRPGPDEALLKVRRVGICGTDLHIFQGHLDHRVPKGGVIGHETFAEVVAAPAASGFAAGDRVVFEPLAFCGTCRACRMGATYLCYALKIIGVELPGGMREYCTAPAARLLKVPATLADDHAAMIEPLAVACHDVARAQVKPGDSVLVFGGGPIGALIALVARRRGARVAVAEVNPFRIDILEAYGLETVGPDIDVLRFTRDWTGGVGVDVAFEVTGNPAAARLVTDVVRVWGTVSIVAIHAEPIPVNLYQMFARELHMHGSRLYARADWEEAIRLAASGAVAVAPLVSTKIRLEDLQRGMEQALAGGPVMKVLVDLTA is encoded by the coding sequence GTGCGCGCCGCCTTCTATCAGGGGTCGCGGACGTTCACGACCGGCGAGGTGCCGGAGCCCAGGCCCGGGCCGGACGAGGCGCTCCTGAAGGTGCGGCGCGTCGGCATCTGCGGCACCGACCTCCACATCTTCCAGGGCCACCTCGACCACCGCGTGCCGAAGGGCGGTGTCATCGGCCACGAGACCTTCGCCGAGGTCGTCGCGGCGCCCGCGGCGAGCGGCTTCGCGGCCGGCGACCGGGTCGTCTTCGAGCCGCTCGCGTTCTGCGGGACGTGCCGCGCCTGCCGGATGGGCGCGACCTATCTCTGCTACGCGCTCAAGATCATCGGCGTGGAGCTGCCGGGCGGCATGCGCGAGTACTGCACCGCCCCGGCCGCGCGGCTGCTGAAGGTGCCGGCGACGCTCGCCGACGACCACGCGGCGATGATCGAGCCGCTCGCGGTCGCGTGCCACGATGTGGCGCGCGCCCAGGTCAAGCCGGGCGACAGCGTCCTCGTCTTCGGCGGCGGGCCGATCGGCGCGCTCATCGCCCTCGTGGCCCGCCGGCGCGGCGCGCGGGTCGCCGTGGCGGAGGTGAACCCGTTCAGGATCGACATCCTCGAGGCGTACGGCCTCGAGACGGTCGGCCCCGACATCGACGTCCTGCGCTTCACGCGCGACTGGACCGGCGGGGTCGGCGTGGACGTGGCGTTCGAGGTCACGGGCAACCCGGCCGCCGCGCGCCTCGTCACCGACGTCGTGCGGGTCTGGGGCACGGTCAGCATCGTCGCGATCCACGCCGAGCCGATCCCCGTGAACCTCTACCAGATGTTCGCGCGCGAGCTCCACATGCACGGCAGCCGGCTCTACGCCCGTGCGGACTGGGAGGAGGCGATCCGCCTCGCCGCCTCGGGCGCGGTCGCCGTCGCCCCGCTCGTGAGCACGAAGATCCGCCTCGAGGACCTGCAGC